In Xylanibacter ruminicola 23, a single genomic region encodes these proteins:
- the trmB gene encoding tRNA (guanosine(46)-N7)-methyltransferase TrmB, translating to MGKGKLAKFADMETYENVFQYPFSVIENVPFEMKGHWHEQYFHNNNPIVLELGCGKGEYTVELAKLYPDMNFIGVDIKGARMWTGATQALNEGLKNVAFLRTNIEIIERFFAEDEVQEIWLTFSDPQMKNPRKRLTSTYFMNRYRKFLVDGGVIHLKTDSNFLFTYSTYMVEKNALPVIFRTEDLYHDERIDEGTKKILAIQTYYEGMWIARGLNIKYMKWNLPRNGELVEPEVEIELDDYRSYHRSKRSSLDKAK from the coding sequence ATGGGAAAAGGAAAGTTAGCTAAATTTGCGGACATGGAAACGTACGAGAACGTATTCCAGTATCCGTTTTCGGTGATTGAGAATGTGCCATTCGAGATGAAGGGGCACTGGCACGAGCAGTACTTCCACAATAATAACCCGATAGTGCTGGAACTTGGTTGCGGTAAGGGAGAATACACAGTGGAACTGGCCAAACTGTATCCCGACATGAACTTTATTGGCGTGGATATCAAAGGTGCACGTATGTGGACTGGTGCTACACAGGCCCTGAACGAGGGACTGAAGAATGTGGCTTTTCTGCGTACGAATATTGAAATAATTGAACGTTTTTTTGCAGAGGACGAGGTGCAGGAAATCTGGCTCACATTCAGCGATCCGCAGATGAAGAATCCTCGTAAGCGATTGACATCCACCTATTTTATGAACCGCTATCGTAAATTTCTGGTGGATGGCGGCGTGATACACCTGAAGACTGATTCGAACTTCCTCTTTACTTATAGTACCTATATGGTAGAGAAGAATGCGCTGCCCGTAATTTTCCGTACAGAGGATTTGTATCACGATGAGCGTATCGACGAGGGTACGAAGAAGATTCTGGCTATTCAGACTTATTACGAGGGTATGTGGATTGCCCGCGGACTGAATATTAAATATATGAAGTGGAATCTGCCTCGCAACGGCGAGCTGGTTGAACCCGAGGTGGAGATTGAACTGGACGACTATCGCTCGTATCACAGATCAAAAAGAAGTTCATTAGATAAGGCGAAATAA